One Streptomyces sp. RPA4-2 genomic window carries:
- a CDS encoding alpha/beta hydrolase, protein MSTFPTLVLVHGAWHGTWCWQPLIDHLPDLDVRTVALPSSGQDPAVLGDLYDDAAAVAERVAAIGRPTVVVGHSYGGCPVTEAAATVATVHRVIYLSALMQDVGDSVLSLVGGVHPPYWDVHEQPQEGTDRGYFEAAEPLKALYGDVEPHLAQESVARLGRQSLASVTQPLTQAAWRTVPSTYILCEEDMAIPLPLQEAMAARAERTVRLRSGHSPFLSQPAELARVLRDELAFSIRDRRSSSV, encoded by the coding sequence GTGAGCACATTTCCGACGCTTGTACTGGTGCACGGTGCCTGGCACGGCACCTGGTGTTGGCAGCCTCTCATCGACCATCTCCCCGATCTCGATGTACGGACGGTTGCCCTCCCCAGCAGCGGGCAGGACCCGGCGGTTCTGGGTGACCTCTACGACGATGCGGCCGCGGTGGCCGAGCGCGTTGCCGCCATCGGCAGACCGACCGTGGTGGTCGGGCATTCCTATGGCGGATGCCCTGTGACCGAAGCCGCCGCAACAGTCGCCACCGTGCACCGTGTCATCTACCTCAGTGCCCTGATGCAGGACGTCGGTGATTCGGTCCTCTCCTTGGTGGGTGGCGTTCATCCGCCCTACTGGGACGTGCACGAGCAGCCCCAGGAGGGTACGGACCGCGGCTACTTCGAGGCGGCCGAGCCCTTGAAGGCCCTGTACGGCGATGTGGAGCCGCACCTGGCGCAGGAGTCCGTCGCCAGGCTCGGCCGCCAGTCGCTGGCCTCCGTCACCCAGCCCCTCACCCAGGCCGCTTGGCGTACGGTGCCCAGCACCTACATCCTGTGCGAGGAGGACATGGCCATCCCGCTTCCGCTCCAGGAGGCCATGGCCGCGCGCGCCGAGCGGACCGTGAGACTGCGCTCCGGACACTCTCCCTTCCTGTCGCAGCCGGCGGAGCTGGCCCGTGTCCTCAGGGATGAACTCGCCTTCTCGATACGCGACCGGCGGTCGTCTTCCGTCTGA
- the msrB gene encoding peptide-methionine (R)-S-oxide reductase MsrB: MSYEIEKTDEQWRAELLPAEYQVLRRAATEMPFTGEYTDSKTGGVYSCRACGAELFTSEEKFDSGCGWPSFFDPKDTAAVELVEDRSYGEAQTEVRCARCGSHLGHVFEGEGFPTPTDQRYCINSISLHLRPDEN; encoded by the coding sequence ATGTCGTATGAAATCGAAAAGACGGACGAGCAGTGGCGCGCCGAGCTGCTTCCCGCCGAGTACCAGGTCCTGCGCCGCGCTGCCACGGAGATGCCCTTCACAGGCGAGTACACCGACAGCAAGACGGGAGGCGTCTACTCCTGCCGTGCCTGTGGTGCTGAACTCTTCACCTCGGAAGAAAAGTTCGACTCCGGCTGTGGCTGGCCCTCCTTCTTTGACCCGAAGGACACCGCCGCAGTCGAACTGGTTGAAGACCGGTCGTATGGCGAGGCGCAGACCGAGGTCCGCTGTGCCCGCTGCGGATCGCATCTAGGACACGTATTTGAGGGTGAGGGATTTCCCACCCCGACCGATCAGCGATACTGCATCAACAGCATCTCACTGCATCTGAGGCCCGACGAGAACTGA
- a CDS encoding RNA polymerase sigma factor, with product MRTRARAGDPSAFAELYDSHARAVYNHAFRLAPDWSAAEDVMAETFMEAWRLRDRIEAEGGSLRPWLLGVATNVARGHYRSNRRYRAAANAAAEAETALPDHADEVTGRLDDRRRLAAALHALAALRRPEREVLTLCLWEGLEYTAAAEALRIPVGTVRSRLSRARTKLRKLTEAELAGRPATTPVPYAERHSEKLVRRNREPGRPDRQTRGTHTTLIRSVSEGNQ from the coding sequence ATGCGTACCCGGGCACGGGCCGGCGATCCGAGCGCGTTCGCCGAGCTGTACGACAGCCATGCCCGCGCGGTCTACAACCACGCCTTCCGCCTCGCGCCCGACTGGTCCGCCGCGGAGGACGTGATGGCCGAGACCTTCATGGAGGCCTGGCGGCTGCGCGACCGGATCGAGGCCGAGGGCGGCTCCCTGCGCCCGTGGCTACTGGGCGTGGCGACCAATGTCGCCCGCGGCCACTACCGCAGCAACCGGCGTTACCGGGCCGCGGCGAACGCCGCCGCGGAGGCCGAGACGGCCCTGCCCGACCACGCCGACGAAGTCACGGGCCGGCTCGACGACCGACGGCGCCTCGCCGCGGCGCTGCACGCGCTTGCCGCACTGCGCCGACCCGAACGTGAGGTCCTGACGCTGTGCCTGTGGGAGGGGCTGGAGTACACGGCCGCGGCCGAGGCACTTCGCATCCCCGTCGGAACGGTCCGCTCGCGCCTCTCCCGTGCCCGCACGAAGCTGCGCAAACTCACCGAGGCCGAACTCGCCGGCAGGCCCGCCACGACTCCGGTCCCGTACGCCGAAAGACACTCGGAAAAACTCGTGCGGCGAAACCGGGAACCCGGTCGGCCGGATCGACAGACAAGAGGAACACACACCACCTTGATCCGGTCCGTATCGGAGGGAAACCAGTGA
- a CDS encoding SsgA family sporulation/cell division regulator yields MRSLRLPVARILWPSIRVPLEAEFHYTEVDPLVVSVELHIPEGPVVRWAVSRDLLFDGTEEPSGMGDVRLWPSVVRGRRVVFMRLEVQGTACLFEMDPGQLQEWLVETFQLVHPGTEFEQVDWDATVAALMEEGEQPRSI; encoded by the coding sequence ATGCGCTCGTTGCGCTTGCCTGTCGCCAGGATTCTTTGGCCATCGATCCGTGTTCCGCTCGAGGCCGAGTTCCACTACACCGAGGTGGATCCCCTCGTCGTGTCGGTGGAACTGCACATACCGGAGGGCCCCGTTGTCCGTTGGGCGGTCTCGCGCGACCTGCTCTTCGACGGCACCGAGGAACCAAGCGGTATGGGGGACGTGCGGCTGTGGCCTTCGGTCGTCCGCGGGCGCCGGGTGGTATTCATGAGGCTCGAGGTGCAGGGAACGGCATGTCTCTTCGAGATGGATCCGGGGCAACTGCAGGAATGGTTGGTGGAGACTTTCCAGCTGGTCCATCCAGGAACGGAGTTCGAACAGGTTGACTGGGACGCCACCGTGGCGGCCCTTATGGAAGAGGGCGAGCAACCCCGCAGCATCTGA